From Candidatus Poribacteria bacterium, one genomic window encodes:
- a CDS encoding TetR/AcrR family transcriptional regulator, translating to MGTKERRTREKEQLRQQILVAARELFVNEGYEKVSMRKIANKIEYSPTTIYLYFKDKADLLDSLCQETLLNLLNTLEQLKRDKSDPIETLRKSGRAYVEFGLKYPQDYKLTFVIRPQFQKGLGLEEGSVGEKVFNYLREMVSECIHQRKFRQMDVETTGQVLWSAVHGVTLLLIDFPDFPWAEKDKLIDTVIHTTIEGLKASV from the coding sequence ATGGGTACGAAAGAGCGAAGGACAAGGGAAAAAGAACAGCTGCGACAGCAAATTCTTGTTGCCGCACGAGAACTGTTTGTCAATGAAGGTTATGAGAAGGTCTCCATGCGAAAAATTGCCAACAAGATCGAATACTCACCGACAACGATCTATCTCTATTTCAAAGACAAGGCAGATCTTTTAGATTCCCTTTGTCAGGAAACACTCCTGAACCTATTGAACACACTCGAGCAGCTAAAAAGAGATAAGAGCGACCCGATCGAGACTTTGAGAAAAAGTGGGCGCGCCTATGTTGAGTTCGGTCTCAAATATCCGCAAGATTACAAACTGACATTTGTCATCCGCCCCCAGTTCCAGAAAGGCTTAGGTCTGGAGGAAGGATCCGTTGGCGAAAAGGTGTTCAATTACTTACGCGAAATGGTTTCTGAGTGTATCCATCAGAGGAAATTCCGTCAGATGGATGTCGAAACCACCGGTCAGGTGCTGTGGTCAGCGGTTCATGGTGTCACATTGCTTTTGATCGATTTCCCTGATTTCCCTTGGGCTGAGAAAGATAAATTGATAGACACAGTAATTCACACAACCATTGAAGGCTTGAAGGCATCGGTTTAA
- a CDS encoding VCBS repeat-containing protein — translation MKARNLFSILTLGVLLSGYLSLFGEEVEQTPPDPVELTFDQYEVVIGAAKRQTVLTGFLLNGDFAELAVVHIDENGNRRLRIYAFDDNTWASKLDTTLRPEVLFVDIANIDGQDRLIAYEHNRLNWFDPESATERLLVPVTSNFKPPRKGEIPHVDITQDVNADNRDDLVVPDLDGFWVFIQMRDGTFADPVKLGPSTEMKRILGADGYRYDPWSQSRIYEIDYDRDGLTDLAFWNEDHFEVHLQDERGLFAPKAKTFMTEVAFDSDRLSSLITGNMTGKVLHSLADLNDDGIADLIVFKLSGRDIPSKHSSYEVHFGAPTPEGGIVFSQEADLAFQSNGKIQLGMDRHDFNRDGQVALMITTIDLEFLKGSLWKSVKGFMGDDVWLGLEFYRMEQGRYSDTPNTIRKIALDGVPSHREPGWVPLGVVLRGATHEKRNAQKNYPRAFNTTLRIGDVTGNGRSDLLIGDHPRIMDVFVGVSGPEMFIQHPQEVKVAIPNDEEYTWLVDLNRDGVQDILMHHPFTLRDAHGAPIQPLGTEPHRVTMLIAR, via the coding sequence ATGAAAGCGCGAAACCTGTTCTCAATACTAACCCTTGGTGTCCTTCTATCTGGATACCTAAGCCTGTTTGGCGAAGAGGTCGAGCAGACACCACCTGACCCTGTAGAACTCACTTTCGATCAGTATGAAGTCGTTATTGGTGCAGCGAAACGCCAGACCGTTCTGACAGGATTTCTTCTCAATGGCGATTTCGCGGAACTTGCTGTGGTGCACATCGATGAGAACGGTAACCGCCGTTTGCGCATCTACGCGTTCGATGATAACACTTGGGCATCGAAACTCGACACAACGCTACGTCCCGAGGTGTTGTTCGTCGATATAGCAAATATTGACGGGCAGGACCGATTGATTGCATACGAACACAACCGCCTGAACTGGTTTGATCCCGAATCGGCGACGGAACGCCTGCTGGTGCCGGTTACTTCAAACTTCAAGCCGCCGCGCAAAGGCGAAATCCCGCATGTAGACATCACTCAGGACGTGAACGCCGACAATCGCGACGACCTGGTAGTGCCTGACTTAGATGGCTTCTGGGTGTTCATCCAGATGCGCGACGGCACGTTCGCCGATCCAGTGAAACTCGGTCCGTCTACTGAGATGAAGAGGATCCTTGGAGCCGACGGGTATCGATACGATCCTTGGTCTCAGAGCCGTATCTATGAGATCGATTACGACAGAGACGGTCTCACCGACCTGGCATTCTGGAACGAGGACCATTTCGAGGTACATCTCCAAGATGAGCGCGGGCTGTTTGCACCGAAGGCTAAGACCTTCATGACCGAGGTCGCATTTGACTCGGACCGACTCTCCTCACTCATTACAGGAAACATGACCGGAAAGGTACTCCACTCGTTGGCAGACCTGAACGACGACGGCATCGCCGACCTGATAGTTTTCAAACTTTCGGGCCGGGACATCCCCAGCAAGCATTCCAGTTACGAGGTCCATTTCGGTGCGCCAACACCGGAGGGTGGCATCGTGTTCTCACAGGAGGCTGACCTCGCCTTCCAATCGAACGGAAAAATCCAACTTGGGATGGACCGGCACGACTTCAATCGTGATGGTCAGGTCGCCTTAATGATAACAACTATCGATCTTGAGTTCCTCAAGGGCAGCCTCTGGAAGAGCGTTAAGGGATTCATGGGTGACGATGTCTGGCTGGGTCTCGAATTCTACCGAATGGAACAAGGTCGTTACTCCGACACACCCAACACCATTCGCAAAATAGCGTTGGACGGTGTGCCCAGCCACCGAGAGCCGGGATGGGTACCACTGGGGGTCGTGCTTCGAGGCGCGACACACGAGAAACGGAACGCCCAAAAAAACTATCCACGAGCGTTCAACACAACCTTGCGCATTGGGGATGTGACCGGCAACGGTCGCTCAGATCTGCTCATCGGGGATCACCCTCGGATTATGGATGTTTTTGTAGGCGTGTCGGGACCTGAAATGTTCATCCAGCACCCTCAGGAAGTGAAGGTCGCCATTCCCAACGATGAGGAATATACCTGGTTAGTGGATCTCAATAGGGACGGCGTCCAAGATATCCTGATGCATCACCCATTCACGCTACGAGACGCCCACGGAGCACCGATACAACCTCTGGGAACCGAACCCCACCGTGTGACGATGTTGATTGCGCGATAA
- a CDS encoding class I SAM-dependent methyltransferase gives MNTQKAYNAWSATYDSDENRTRYLDQVVTEKTLANSRYNSILEIGCGTGKNTYLLAQIGERVHAIDFSEGMISLARKNVKSSNVTFSLADLTRPWHYDNASADLVVCNLVLEHVEDLAFIFSEASRVLTSGGHFFICELHPFRQYQGTQANFQTAHKTIEIQAFVHHISDFLDAAESSGFRLKEFKEWWHETDQNKPPRLISFMLKK, from the coding sequence ATGAATACCCAAAAGGCATACAATGCCTGGTCAGCAACTTATGATTCCGATGAGAACCGCACTCGATATTTAGATCAGGTTGTCACCGAGAAAACACTGGCAAATTCGCGCTATAATTCAATCCTTGAGATCGGCTGTGGAACCGGAAAAAACACCTACCTACTCGCACAGATCGGTGAACGTGTTCATGCAATCGACTTCTCAGAAGGCATGATTTCTCTCGCTAGAAAGAACGTGAAATCCAGTAATGTAACCTTCTCTCTCGCCGACCTCACACGCCCGTGGCACTATGATAATGCCTCTGCCGATCTTGTCGTCTGTAACCTCGTCCTTGAGCATGTAGAAGATCTCGCATTCATATTCTCAGAAGCCTCCCGGGTATTGACCTCTGGTGGGCACTTCTTCATTTGTGAACTTCATCCTTTCAGGCAATATCAAGGGACACAGGCAAACTTTCAAACTGCTCACAAAACAATAGAAATTCAGGCATTCGTGCATCATATATCAGATTTTCTGGACGCTGCCGAAAGTAGTGGGTTCCGCCTTAAGGAATTCAAGGAATGGTGGCATGAAACAGATCAAAACAAACCTCCAAGACTCATCTCATTTATGTTGAAAAAGTAA
- a CDS encoding nucleoside phosphorylase, which yields MLTETDNRVAVSGNNGIGAPGVSMILELLIELGVKRFINVGIAGGLQKSSHIGDVVVCTSAIRDEGVSYHYLEDPSAPALPSENLTTELRRILARDGISYTQGATWTTDAFFRETIGEIQHYQQEGVVTVEMEAAALLAISTLRGVDMASGFVISDLVADLVWHPQILAQETHERLFRLYQAARATLNETHKNQR from the coding sequence TTGCTGACTGAAACCGACAATCGCGTGGCAGTTAGCGGTAACAACGGCATCGGTGCCCCCGGCGTCTCAATGATTCTTGAACTTTTGATAGAATTGGGGGTTAAACGATTTATCAACGTAGGCATCGCGGGTGGATTACAAAAAAGTTCTCACATTGGTGATGTCGTTGTTTGTACCAGTGCTATTCGTGATGAAGGCGTTTCATATCACTACTTGGAAGATCCCTCAGCACCTGCACTGCCGTCCGAAAACCTGACAACAGAACTCAGGCGAATCCTTGCGCGCGACGGCATTTCTTATACACAGGGAGCAACATGGACCACCGACGCTTTTTTTCGTGAAACAATTGGAGAGATTCAGCATTATCAACAGGAAGGGGTTGTCACGGTTGAGATGGAGGCCGCCGCTTTACTCGCTATTAGTACGCTGCGCGGCGTGGATATGGCATCAGGGTTTGTCATCAGTGATCTGGTGGCAGACTTGGTATGGCATCCACAAATCCTCGCCCAAGAAACACACGAGCGTTTATTCCGCCTGTATCAGGCAGCACGTGCAACCTTAAACGAAACGCATAAAAACCAACGCTAA
- a CDS encoding LamG domain-containing protein — protein sequence MKLRTRANFALVWLIAVTLGVLVTSISHTAILDPETVEVAYLFDEGKGTVAKDISGNGRDGDISGAKYTKGVFGQCLDYDGKDDNLIVTDYAGIGGTDPRTTVFWFKAGDTREHSWVKWGPNLTGEKYYIRAHLRGAECNLRIEVAGGQNYGADDVCDKEWHHMAVVFPKGSDAVKDHDLYVDGKLQSKEGNDQAMDTNAEDQEVNMGDFLAHHQFMFGLFDEVAIFNVDLTEKQIKAIMDNGLQAALGVEPQGKLATSWGMLKKY from the coding sequence ATGAAACTTAGAACTCGAGCCAATTTTGCGCTGGTTTGGTTAATCGCTGTCACTCTCGGAGTATTGGTTACGAGTATCAGCCATACTGCTATACTTGATCCGGAGACTGTTGAGGTCGCATACCTCTTTGATGAAGGGAAAGGCACCGTCGCCAAGGATATTTCTGGGAACGGTCGAGACGGGGACATCTCTGGTGCGAAATACACCAAAGGTGTGTTCGGGCAGTGTCTGGACTACGACGGTAAAGATGACAATTTGATTGTTACTGACTACGCAGGGATTGGTGGCACAGATCCCAGAACGACGGTCTTCTGGTTTAAAGCAGGGGACACCAGAGAACATTCATGGGTGAAATGGGGACCAAATCTGACAGGGGAAAAATACTACATCCGGGCACACTTGAGAGGTGCGGAGTGCAACTTGAGAATTGAAGTTGCCGGTGGGCAAAATTATGGCGCAGACGACGTCTGTGATAAAGAGTGGCATCACATGGCGGTGGTTTTTCCCAAGGGTTCAGATGCTGTGAAGGACCACGATCTCTATGTTGACGGTAAGCTTCAGTCCAAAGAGGGCAACGATCAGGCGATGGACACGAATGCTGAGGACCAGGAGGTTAACATGGGTGATTTTCTGGCGCACCACCAATTTATGTTCGGTCTTTTCGATGAGGTTGCCATCTTCAACGTGGATTTGACTGAAAAACAGATCAAAGCAATCATGGACAATGGATTACAAGCGGCACTCGGTGTGGAACCGCAAGGGAAGTTAGCCACAAGTTGGGGGATGCTTAAGAAATATTAG
- a CDS encoding DUF4405 domain-containing protein translates to MQGLNIRRWSTPLIIGAGIFVAITGLFMFFIAENPVKFAHELVGITFSVAIVLHILSNWRPFKRYFSQRGAISIIALAWLVGISLVTTSVLRDNEEPEELIVNHIEQTPIVLLAPVVGMDVSELVDQLSDDGFAVDNPEMSIEQLAHQHNADTDDILLSVFR, encoded by the coding sequence ATGCAAGGTTTAAACATCCGACGATGGTCGACCCCACTCATAATAGGTGCAGGTATCTTTGTTGCGATTACGGGTCTCTTCATGTTCTTCATCGCAGAAAATCCTGTCAAATTCGCACATGAACTCGTTGGGATTACGTTCTCCGTTGCTATTGTTCTGCATATTCTGAGCAATTGGCGACCCTTCAAGAGGTATTTCTCGCAACGCGGTGCTATCAGTATCATAGCACTTGCTTGGTTAGTCGGTATCAGTTTGGTCACGACATCGGTCCTTCGGGACAACGAAGAACCTGAGGAACTCATCGTTAATCACATCGAGCAGACTCCTATTGTCCTGCTTGCACCCGTCGTTGGCATGGACGTGAGCGAACTTGTCGATCAACTCAGCGACGACGGTTTTGCTGTTGACAACCCTGAGATGTCTATTGAGCAACTGGCACATCAACACAATGCAGACACCGATGACATCCTTCTCTCTGTATTTCGCTAA
- a CDS encoding ABC transporter permease subunit: MIFHIVKRELYDHLSSLRFALTTLLILILMIVNAVTYLGEYKQRMSGYQKQVVRSRNELKSRSATLYRLALKGPGHLYKKPSPLAFCADGGEKLLLGEVHGNTAGRTRRWRSGDTSYKFTEIWGLIYPPNRDLLFIAESIPEERSIMPAYIKIDWGFVTAILLSFMGILFTFDSISGEQERGTLRLMLANSISRNTVICGKFLGAFFTIAIPFLIGTIVSLSIIYLSEAVQFNNSHWMRLGSIVCVALIYTSIFIFLGLLVSSRVKESSTSLAILLLIWTVWVVLMPNALGALGNQLQSRPTPKEFMAHVQDSREDLQTRYFARIKEPPRREIPATIATAFGAEYVNKDAELRDRLRTDYLFAELRQIQTARSLTRISPAAVVQYAFEGLAGTGLPRHLDFISQTRQYAKQFRQFLIDSDRSDPESPHAIGIPEGTSQRPVNFDAVPKFEDQHRFSTDFNAAIVDLLLLILFLLVLFIGTFLSFLYMEIG, encoded by the coding sequence ATGATTTTTCACATCGTCAAACGCGAACTCTATGATCACCTGAGCAGCCTCCGTTTCGCGCTAACAACACTACTGATCCTCATACTGATGATCGTTAATGCTGTTACGTATCTCGGAGAATATAAGCAGCGAATGAGCGGATATCAAAAGCAGGTGGTACGGTCCCGGAACGAATTGAAATCTCGGTCTGCTACGTTGTATCGTCTGGCTCTAAAGGGACCCGGGCACCTCTACAAAAAGCCGAGTCCTTTGGCTTTCTGTGCGGACGGTGGAGAAAAACTCCTACTCGGCGAAGTCCACGGCAATACCGCGGGGCGAACACGTCGGTGGCGGAGTGGCGATACTTCCTATAAATTCACAGAAATCTGGGGATTAATATATCCACCGAATCGCGATCTACTCTTCATTGCAGAGTCAATACCAGAAGAAAGAAGTATCATGCCGGCTTATATCAAAATCGATTGGGGATTTGTGACGGCTATTCTACTGAGTTTCATGGGCATCCTGTTTACGTTCGATTCGATCTCCGGTGAGCAGGAGCGAGGCACACTACGGTTAATGTTAGCAAACAGCATTTCACGGAATACCGTGATTTGCGGCAAATTTCTGGGGGCATTTTTTACGATCGCTATCCCCTTCCTGATTGGAACGATCGTTAGCCTCTCCATCATATACCTTTCCGAAGCCGTTCAGTTCAACAATAGCCATTGGATGCGGTTGGGCTCCATCGTTTGTGTCGCGTTAATCTATACCTCAATTTTTATTTTCTTAGGACTCCTTGTCTCCAGCCGTGTTAAAGAATCCTCAACAAGTCTGGCAATTCTGTTATTGATCTGGACGGTTTGGGTGGTGCTGATGCCAAACGCCCTGGGGGCTCTTGGTAATCAGTTACAGTCCCGGCCCACCCCCAAAGAATTCATGGCTCACGTCCAGGATTCGCGCGAGGATTTACAGACACGCTATTTTGCTCGGATTAAAGAACCTCCCCGACGAGAAATCCCAGCAACAATCGCAACAGCATTCGGTGCGGAATATGTCAATAAAGACGCTGAATTGCGCGATCGCTTGCGTACGGATTACCTCTTCGCCGAACTCCGTCAAATTCAAACTGCCCGGTCCTTGACCCGTATTTCGCCAGCAGCCGTTGTACAGTATGCTTTTGAAGGGCTTGCAGGCACCGGCTTGCCCCGCCACTTAGACTTCATCTCTCAAACACGCCAATACGCGAAGCAGTTTCGACAGTTTCTCATTGATAGCGATCGGTCAGATCCAGAAAGTCCACACGCCATTGGTATTCCAGAAGGCACATCACAGAGACCCGTGAACTTCGATGCCGTCCCCAAATTTGAAGATCAACACCGCTTTAGTACGGACTTTAATGCCGCAATTGTCGACCTACTGCTATTAATTCTGTTTTTGCTGGTACTGTTCATTGGCACGTTTCTCTCTTTTCTGTACATGGAGATTGGGTAA
- a CDS encoding phytanoyl-CoA dioxygenase family protein, with amino-acid sequence MADQEIKTAYERDGYVVVRDLIDDGDLEPMRDFIKAKVEAYSRELYSEGKLSSRYEDESFERRYAAICEELDILPRNWSFGMYGRKFYDLYNLPGVLDVLRLLLGPEVSNIGTPALRTKLPGSVITSFPWHQDSQYLDQSTIGKKEKHTGGLHMVTVWVPLVEATVENGCCWVIPGSHRWGLLDGARGTDSNVRMEDDVEARGTPVPIPLKPGGALFMSNLCVHTSKVNTTQRSRWSIDFRYFPTPDRADLTAEAREAADFVKTKALRGGRVPLVVLTEGRKPTWEEWEARHRKLD; translated from the coding sequence ATGGCAGATCAGGAAATTAAGACCGCTTATGAACGTGATGGTTACGTTGTGGTCAGAGACCTTATTGATGACGGGGATTTAGAGCCGATGCGCGACTTCATCAAGGCGAAGGTTGAGGCGTATAGCCGTGAGTTGTATAGTGAAGGGAAGCTGTCGTCGCGCTATGAAGACGAATCCTTTGAGCGGCGTTATGCGGCGATCTGCGAAGAATTGGATATATTGCCTCGCAACTGGTCTTTCGGTATGTATGGACGTAAGTTTTACGATCTCTACAACCTCCCCGGTGTTCTGGACGTGCTACGTCTTCTTTTAGGTCCTGAAGTCTCGAATATCGGGACGCCTGCGTTACGGACAAAGCTTCCCGGCAGCGTGATTACCTCGTTTCCGTGGCACCAAGACAGTCAGTATTTGGACCAGTCGACGATCGGTAAGAAAGAGAAGCATACAGGTGGTCTCCACATGGTTACGGTATGGGTGCCCTTGGTCGAAGCAACGGTCGAGAATGGATGTTGCTGGGTCATCCCCGGGAGTCACCGTTGGGGTTTGCTGGACGGCGCACGGGGAACGGATTCAAACGTCCGGATGGAGGATGATGTCGAGGCGCGTGGCACGCCTGTGCCTATTCCTCTGAAGCCTGGTGGTGCGTTGTTCATGTCGAACCTTTGTGTGCATACCAGCAAAGTGAACACAACGCAGAGATCCCGTTGGAGCATCGACTTCCGCTACTTTCCCACGCCTGACCGAGCGGACTTGACTGCCGAAGCGCGGGAAGCCGCTGACTTCGTGAAAACCAAGGCTCTGAGGGGTGGTCGGGTGCCACTGGTTGTGCTCACCGAAGGTCGTAAACCGACGTGGGAAGAGTGGGAGGCAAGGCATCGTAAATTGGATTGA
- a CDS encoding phytanoyl-CoA dioxygenase family protein — MPILTQTHREHFDEYGYMVIENAVPIELCDAVVDAIFAFLEMDPSNPNDWYRAPHKPGAGMVEMYQHQAMWNVYQHPPIHQIYTEVYGTHRIWVHPDRVNMKPPKHSDHPEWDHKGMYHWDADTTKLPLDFGTQGVLFLTDTTDNQGSFVCWPGAHKSLIDQENPWVPEISPEHFIQVPAKAGSLLIWHKALPHGNGRNTSDKLRLAQYMNFYPVPDPIDEERRQERITLWRERRALGRGPYPGDPRGWEAKNYGSAKLTPLGRKLLGLDLWD, encoded by the coding sequence ATGCCAATATTGACACAGACCCATCGTGAACATTTCGATGAATACGGATACATGGTCATCGAAAATGCCGTCCCAATTGAGCTTTGCGATGCAGTCGTTGACGCGATCTTTGCGTTCTTAGAAATGGACCCTTCAAACCCAAATGACTGGTACCGCGCACCGCACAAACCTGGGGCAGGCATGGTGGAAATGTACCAACACCAAGCCATGTGGAACGTTTATCAACACCCACCGATCCATCAAATCTATACCGAAGTCTACGGTACCCATCGGATTTGGGTACACCCCGACCGCGTCAACATGAAACCGCCGAAACATTCCGACCATCCTGAATGGGATCATAAAGGGATGTATCATTGGGACGCCGACACCACCAAATTACCGCTTGACTTCGGCACCCAAGGTGTCCTGTTCTTGACGGACACAACCGATAACCAAGGATCTTTTGTCTGCTGGCCCGGCGCACATAAGTCGCTGATTGACCAAGAAAACCCGTGGGTTCCAGAAATTTCGCCGGAGCATTTCATTCAAGTACCTGCGAAGGCGGGGTCATTGCTCATTTGGCATAAAGCACTTCCGCATGGTAATGGTCGCAATACCTCCGATAAGCTACGATTGGCGCAATACATGAACTTCTATCCCGTCCCCGATCCGATAGATGAGGAACGACGGCAAGAACGCATCACCTTGTGGCGGGAGCGGAGAGCATTGGGTCGCGGTCCCTATCCTGGCGACCCACGCGGTTGGGAAGCGAAAAACTATGGGTCCGCAAAACTGACACCCTTAGGACGAAAACTGCTGGGGCTTGATTTGTGGGACTAA
- a CDS encoding VCBS repeat-containing protein, with protein sequence MKKRNPSHKRFLSEKLNSVAEHISPYRRSLFTILIFGVLLSGCSGLSSQAVDPMRSIPSELTFEPYEIVTGTAKHQTVLTGFLLGSPIAELVVVSVDENIVPQAHTRPAYAHLHIYAFSDRTWMPRHHIRLRPEVLLVDVANIGGRDRLITYESGQLNWFDPESATEHVLVTVPSMVPPPHTNIPHVDLTHDVNGDDREDLVIPDSDGFWVFVQTENDGFTDPLKLGPSTTVNRIYHPDEYRHTPWNKSRIHEMDYNRDGRNDLVFWNTDRFEVHHQDEHGGFASVATTFTTQVAFDTDDLASLAAPHGVRHRLRDHNPTGNLTGRVLHSLTDMNNDGIVDLAIFSLLGGSLWHMHSSYEVHLGTPTPDGGIAFSPDVSTAIHAEGIPFGMGQYDFDRDGQIDVMFTTLKLGVFRVIGILIDGILSGSVSRDLEIYRMKDGIYPKKPNATRKIEVYPRSESGEKAATFPSLLIGDVNGDKYLDLLVQKEWKELRVFLGVPGPNLFTRKPKKVAVTVPNNEKHTWLVDLNKDDKQDILMYHPDTTDSHRVTLLIAH encoded by the coding sequence ATGAAAAAGCGAAACCCATCTCATAAACGCTTTCTTTCTGAAAAACTGAACTCGGTCGCCGAGCACATAAGTCCTTATCGACGAAGCCTGTTCACCATACTGATTTTTGGAGTCCTCCTGTCGGGCTGTTCAGGTCTATCCAGCCAAGCGGTCGACCCGATGAGGTCTATCCCTTCGGAACTGACGTTCGAGCCGTACGAGATCGTTACTGGCACAGCGAAACACCAAACCGTTTTGACAGGGTTTCTGCTCGGTAGTCCTATCGCAGAACTTGTTGTGGTGAGCGTTGATGAAAACATTGTCCCGCAAGCCCACACGCGGCCTGCGTACGCACACTTACACATCTATGCGTTCAGCGACAGGACATGGATGCCGAGACATCATATAAGACTGCGTCCCGAAGTTTTGCTCGTTGATGTTGCCAACATCGGCGGGCGCGACCGCCTAATCACGTACGAGTCGGGTCAACTAAATTGGTTCGATCCTGAATCCGCGACGGAACATGTACTGGTGACAGTTCCTTCCATGGTGCCACCTCCCCACACCAATATCCCTCACGTAGACCTGACTCACGACGTGAACGGCGATGATCGTGAGGATCTGGTAATACCGGATTCTGACGGCTTCTGGGTGTTCGTTCAGACGGAGAATGATGGTTTCACAGATCCGCTAAAACTCGGTCCGTCCACCACGGTAAATAGAATCTACCATCCGGATGAATATCGACACACGCCATGGAATAAGAGTCGTATCCACGAGATGGATTACAACCGAGATGGACGAAATGACCTGGTGTTCTGGAACACAGACCGCTTTGAAGTTCATCATCAAGACGAACACGGAGGCTTTGCTTCGGTAGCGACAACCTTCACGACCCAAGTGGCGTTTGACACCGATGATCTCGCTTCGCTTGCCGCGCCACATGGGGTTCGCCACAGGCTTAGAGATCACAATCCTACCGGAAACCTGACGGGAAGGGTGCTGCACTCGCTAACCGATATGAATAACGATGGCATCGTCGATCTCGCGATCTTCTCACTGTTGGGCGGGAGTTTGTGGCACATGCACTCCAGCTACGAGGTGCATCTCGGCACGCCGACACCTGATGGAGGCATTGCATTCTCGCCCGACGTTAGCACTGCTATTCACGCAGAGGGTATCCCGTTCGGAATGGGGCAGTACGACTTTGACCGGGACGGACAGATTGATGTGATGTTCACAACCCTCAAACTCGGTGTTTTTAGGGTTATCGGCATACTCATCGACGGAATTCTGAGCGGTTCTGTGTCGCGGGATCTCGAGATTTACCGTATGAAAGACGGCATCTACCCTAAAAAGCCGAATGCCACCCGTAAAATCGAGGTGTATCCACGCAGCGAGTCAGGGGAAAAAGCCGCGACCTTCCCGTCATTGCTGATTGGGGATGTCAACGGTGACAAATATTTGGACCTGTTGGTGCAGAAGGAGTGGAAAGAGCTTCGCGTCTTTCTCGGCGTGCCCGGACCAAACCTGTTCACCCGAAAGCCTAAAAAAGTGGCAGTAACCGTTCCCAACAACGAAAAACATACGTGGCTGGTTGATCTTAACAAAGACGACAAGCAGGATATTCTCATGTATCATCCCGATACAACTGATTCACACCGAGTAACACTACTGATCGCTCACTAA